The sequence below is a genomic window from Gossypium hirsutum isolate 1008001.06 chromosome A11, Gossypium_hirsutum_v2.1, whole genome shotgun sequence.
agcctaaaaaataattttacattttaggagGGGCCGGGGCCATACCAGCCCCCTGACTTCGCCCTTGCACAACTTAATTAAGAAAgatatatttatcttttttattttttatataaaacctttaaataaaacaactataaaaattgcattttatacACAATGTCcaaaaattgaacttaaaattgatgaaaatttgtgCACAAAACCTTTATCACTTCACCCGTAATTCATCTAatgtataactttttttataatcatgtctttaacaaaaaattttactttttcacatacataatatacgtaaaaatatatttatgaaaattttaaattaaatttaagcaaGGTTTTGATtgaaattgttttgtaaaaaaattgatGTCGAATTCAAATCccatcatattattattttactaaaaaaatataaaaagataaaatcaacatcatatttgttactttacatatttaagaatattttaatagtttctcAATTGCGTTAATgtttaattaactttttaagtCAAGATATTAACTCAATCAAAAActtaatatatgtataaatatgaaTGACATaatcttatattattttaataataagttaaattaaaccGATTTAAAGTATCTAAACTCAAAACAATTAAAACCTATGATAatctgaaaatgaaaaaaagtccATCTATTAATGGAATGTTAAGGACCAAGTctgccaaaaaaaaaattttgttaaatttccATAGTTGTAGAGTATAACTAATTAAGATATTGAGGATAGAAATAGATTGAAAAGTGTATAAAAATTCagtctttttcaaaaaaaattagtgCAAGATTTTGGACATACACATGGTACCCAATAGCAATGGCCCTTGACCTGTGCGAGCCAAGGGATGTGGCAAACACAAATATAGGTATATAGACAACGGCAAAATTGGCAGTACATGAAATTCCCACTCAAAACAAAACAGTTTAGTtacccaaaatttattttctttcaatgtCTTATCCTGAAGTTTTACATCAAAAACTGTGATCTAtttaatctaaattaaaaaaaagaatgaaaaaatatcATACATCGGTTAATATTAATGAGGATACCATTACTACATATGCCAGAAAAAAGATAATGGCTATCTGAAGAAAAAACTTAGGATTTCCCCTCATGTTTGGAGATGTAATCGCCCTGCAAATCAGAATCCTTATGATTCAgcaaatgtttttcttttttctttttttctttttttacggTGGAATTTATGCTGTGATCAGATATTACCTAGCAAATCGCTGTGAAAGTCGATGAAAAGGCAAACTCTGGATGAATACAATGCCAGGTCCTGTTAGAACGGCTGTCACCAAATTCTCACTCTGCAATTTCACAaccaaagaacataaaagaattaCAAGGCCATGTATAGGCAATAAGAAGTCATCGGCCTCAAGTGAAGAATAAGAAGCAGTGTAACCGAGACAATGCAAATAGGATTGTCAACCAAGTTATTCAGAGTGCTCAACCACCGTTACATCTCTGAGTGTATAAAAAACCAACTGCAAGCAACTTACTCCAAAGACTGTTCGTCGAATAGGACCATTGTACTTGATTTGGACATTGATTGAAGCAGTAAGGGCCACAATGCACGACATATCAACCGCTAATACCTCACCCACCTCTAGATTTTTCTGCACAACTAGCAAAAGAAAGAAACCCGAACCCCCACAGACTTCCAAAGATCAATTTACCTAGCAAAATCAAATCAATTGCAATATTTTTATGAAACTAGCAAAGGGATATGTTTTAAATGATTGGTTAAGCAGTGAGAAgtatttttgttttcctttttaacttTCCTAGGAGGGAAGGGGAGAACAAAGAGATCATAAAACAGGCATTTTAATTTGCGTAGAATAAATTATAGCATGTTACTCTGCTTGACACATGTTATAAAACCAAAAGACAAgaaaacaattttctttttttgtggtATCCCTTGAACTCAAGTAATTCTAACAAAAGATTAAAGGATGTACGAGAAAATATACCAGATCCGCCAGCAATGATAAATGCAAGCCCCTGGCCAGATAACTTCTGCCTCAGAAACCCCTGTTATGCAACAGAAATATATATcagaaaaatatatttgaatgcaGCTTCAGTATGCATCCAAGAGAGGAACTGTGATGTTAAAATTTATTGGTATGTCACCTCTACACCATTTACAACATTCCGTGGTCGCTGATCAACTGTATTTTTGACCTTCACATCATTGATGGAG
It includes:
- the LOC107923644 gene encoding uncharacterized protein is translated as MCVMSGSIEMENTYVPKHEVGMWQWLFGKRITSIALRNPGSNDGFVGIAAPSLARILPIDLAMFGGQLLCQPDAFLCSINDVKVKNTVDQRPRNVVNGVEGFLRQKLSGQGLAFIIAGGSVVQKNLEVGEVLAVDMSCIVALTASINVQIKYNGPIRRTVFGSENLVTAVLTGPGIVFIQSLPFHRLSQRFARAITSPNMRGNPKFFLQIAIIFFLAYVVMVSSLILTDV